From a region of the Micromonospora tarapacensis genome:
- a CDS encoding NADH-quinone oxidoreductase subunit B, which translates to MQLPAVLGEPIRFVLNWGRRYSLWVFNFGLACCAIEFIATSMSRHDFIRLGVIPFAHGPRQADLMVVSGTVTDKMAPAIKRLYDQMPEPKYVISFGACSNCGGPYWDSYSVTKGVDQLIPVDVYVPGCPPRPEALLHGILRLQEKIAAEQSGIGGVPRPDPLAPPVDAPPSDGAPPRSAASLTAPSVRPPTP; encoded by the coding sequence GTGCAACTGCCGGCGGTGCTCGGCGAGCCGATCCGGTTCGTGCTCAACTGGGGCCGGCGTTACTCGCTCTGGGTCTTCAACTTCGGCCTGGCCTGCTGTGCCATCGAGTTCATCGCGACCAGCATGTCCCGGCACGACTTCATCCGGCTCGGCGTGATCCCGTTCGCGCATGGCCCCCGGCAGGCCGACCTGATGGTGGTCTCCGGCACGGTCACCGACAAGATGGCCCCGGCGATCAAGCGGCTGTACGACCAGATGCCCGAGCCGAAGTACGTCATCTCGTTCGGCGCCTGCTCCAACTGCGGCGGCCCGTACTGGGACTCGTACTCGGTGACCAAGGGTGTCGACCAGCTCATCCCGGTCGACGTCTACGTGCCGGGCTGCCCGCCCCGACCGGAGGCGCTGTTGCACGGCATCCTCCGCCTCCAGGAGAAGATCGCCGCCGAGCAGTCCGGCATCGGCGGGGTGCCCCGCCCCGACCCGCTCGCCCCGCCGGTCGACGCACCGCCCAGCGACGGCGCACCGCCACGTTCCGCGGCGTCCCTCACCGCACCGTCGGTCCGCCCGCCAACCCCCTGA
- a CDS encoding glucose 1-dehydrogenase, with protein MRAVTVIPGVPGSLRMLDDYPEPANEEGPILVEALSVGVCGTDIEIIEGQYGEAPPGSDHLVLGHESLGRVLEDPTGTLQPGDLVAGIVRHPDPLPCPNCAVGEWDMCRNGMFTEHGIKGLPGFARQRWRLQPPFAVGLDPALAEVGMLLEPTSVMIKAWDHIDRIGRRAEWQPRTALITGAGPIGLLAALLASQRGLSVHVLDLATEGPKPALAGALGATYHSGPLDQLDLEPDVIVECTGAPVVVLEAMCKVGPNGIVCLAGVSSGGRRIDFDAGALNRTLVLENNVVFGSVNANRRHWDGAAEALSKADHAWLGSLITRRVPLPEYTAAYSPGPQDIKVVLDFTT; from the coding sequence GTGCGCGCTGTGACCGTCATTCCCGGAGTGCCCGGATCGCTGCGGATGCTCGACGACTATCCGGAGCCGGCCAACGAGGAGGGCCCGATCCTGGTCGAGGCGCTCTCGGTGGGCGTCTGTGGGACCGACATCGAGATCATCGAAGGGCAGTACGGCGAGGCTCCGCCCGGCAGCGACCATCTGGTGCTCGGACACGAGTCGCTGGGCCGGGTGCTGGAGGACCCGACCGGCACGCTGCAACCCGGTGACCTGGTGGCCGGGATCGTCCGCCATCCGGATCCGCTGCCCTGCCCGAACTGCGCCGTCGGCGAGTGGGACATGTGCCGCAACGGCATGTTCACCGAGCACGGCATCAAGGGCCTGCCGGGCTTCGCCCGCCAGCGATGGCGGCTACAGCCCCCGTTCGCCGTGGGACTGGATCCGGCTCTGGCCGAGGTCGGCATGCTGCTCGAACCGACAAGCGTGATGATCAAGGCGTGGGACCACATCGACCGGATCGGCCGCCGGGCGGAGTGGCAGCCGCGCACGGCGTTGATCACCGGTGCCGGACCGATCGGCCTGCTGGCCGCGTTGCTGGCCAGCCAGCGTGGGCTCTCCGTGCACGTGCTCGACCTGGCAACCGAGGGCCCGAAGCCCGCGCTGGCCGGCGCGCTCGGCGCGACCTACCACTCCGGGCCGCTCGACCAGCTCGACCTCGAACCGGACGTCATCGTCGAGTGCACCGGCGCGCCGGTGGTCGTCCTGGAGGCCATGTGCAAGGTCGGCCCCAACGGGATCGTCTGCCTGGCCGGGGTCTCCAGCGGCGGCCGGAGGATCGACTTCGACGCCGGAGCACTCAACCGGACGCTGGTCCTGGAGAACAACGTGGTCTTCGGCTCGGTGAACGCCAACCGGCGGCACTGGGACGGCGCCGCCGAGGCGCTGTCCAAGGCGGATCACGCCTGGCTCGGTTCGCTGATCACCCGCCGGGTACCGCTGCCGGAATACACCGCCGCGTACTCCCCCGGCCCGCAGGACATCAAGGTGGTGCTCGACTTCACCACATGA
- a CDS encoding glutathione S-transferase family protein, with product MGEGDKSTGGKYVEPAGDFNRDQNYITTRITVDGRDGYPVEPGRYRLAVSRACPWANRLIIVRRLLGLEDAISMAVAGPTHDARSWTFDLDPDGRDPVLGIERLQQAYFARFPDYPRGITVPAIVDVPTGQVVTNDYAQMSLDLSTEWAADHRTGAPQLYPEHLRAEIDEVNAVVFADVNNGVYRCGFAGSQRAYERAYHRLFDRLDWLGERLAGQRYLVGDTITEADVRLFTTLVRFDPVYHGHFKCNRQKLSEMPVLWAYARDLFQTPGFGDTVDFDHIKRHYYEVHRDINPTGIVPLGPDLSDWLTPHDRAALGGRPFGDGTPPPPPPAAERVDPTHTPLP from the coding sequence ATGGGCGAGGGCGACAAGAGCACCGGCGGCAAGTACGTCGAGCCGGCCGGCGATTTCAACCGGGACCAGAACTACATCACCACCAGGATCACCGTCGACGGGCGCGACGGCTACCCGGTCGAACCCGGCCGGTACCGGTTGGCGGTCAGCCGGGCCTGCCCCTGGGCCAACCGCCTGATCATCGTGCGTCGGCTGCTCGGCCTGGAGGACGCGATCTCGATGGCCGTCGCCGGGCCGACGCACGACGCGCGGAGCTGGACCTTCGACCTCGACCCCGACGGGCGGGACCCGGTGCTCGGCATCGAGCGCCTCCAGCAGGCCTACTTCGCCCGATTCCCGGACTATCCGCGCGGCATCACCGTGCCCGCCATCGTCGACGTGCCGACCGGCCAGGTGGTGACGAACGACTACGCCCAGATGAGCCTGGACCTGTCCACCGAGTGGGCCGCGGACCACCGCACCGGTGCTCCACAGCTGTACCCGGAGCACCTGCGCGCCGAGATCGACGAGGTCAACGCGGTGGTCTTCGCCGACGTGAACAACGGCGTCTACCGGTGCGGCTTCGCCGGGAGCCAGCGGGCGTACGAGAGGGCGTACCACCGGCTGTTCGACCGGCTCGACTGGCTCGGCGAGCGGCTGGCCGGGCAGCGCTACCTGGTCGGCGACACCATCACCGAGGCCGATGTGCGGCTGTTCACCACGCTGGTCCGCTTCGATCCGGTCTACCACGGCCACTTCAAGTGCAACCGGCAGAAGCTGAGCGAGATGCCGGTGCTGTGGGCGTACGCCCGGGACCTGTTCCAGACTCCCGGTTTCGGTGACACGGTCGACTTCGACCACATCAAGCGGCACTACTACGAGGTGCATCGGGACATCAACCCGACCGGCATCGTGCCGCTCGGCCCCGACCTGTCGGACTGGCTCACCCCGCACGACCGTGCGGCCCTCGGTGGCCGCCCGTTCGGCGACGGCACCCCACCTCCACCGCCCCCGGCGGCCGAACGGGTCGACCCCACCCACACCCCGCTGCCCTGA
- a CDS encoding NuoI/complex I 23 kDa subunit family protein gives MSERERGEATGLPGSGLVKGLAVTLKTMTKRASTAQYPDVAPELPPRSRGVIALLEENCTVCMLCARECPDWCIYIDSHKEEVAVPGAARPRQRNVLDRFDIDFSLCMYCGICIEVCPFDALHWSPEFEYAEYDIKDLLHDKDHLGEWMATVPPPPAHDPNGEPAKEETAAARKAAVPAAPADRPAADRPAAGDGEGTPA, from the coding sequence ATGAGTGAGCGGGAGCGAGGCGAGGCGACCGGGTTGCCCGGCAGCGGCCTGGTGAAGGGACTCGCCGTCACGTTGAAGACGATGACGAAGCGTGCCTCCACGGCGCAGTACCCGGACGTCGCCCCCGAGCTGCCGCCCCGCTCGCGCGGGGTGATCGCGCTGCTGGAGGAGAACTGCACGGTCTGCATGCTCTGTGCCCGCGAGTGTCCGGACTGGTGCATCTACATCGACTCGCACAAGGAGGAGGTGGCGGTGCCCGGTGCCGCCCGTCCTCGCCAGCGCAACGTGCTCGACCGGTTCGACATCGACTTCTCGCTCTGCATGTACTGCGGCATCTGCATCGAGGTCTGCCCCTTCGACGCGCTCCACTGGTCGCCCGAGTTCGAGTACGCCGAGTACGACATCAAGGACCTGCTGCACGACAAGGATCACCTGGGCGAGTGGATGGCGACCGTGCCGCCGCCGCCCGCGCACGACCCGAACGGCGAGCCGGCCAAGGAGGAGACCGCCGCCGCGCGCAAGGCCGCGGTCCCCGCCGCGCCCGCCGACCGCCCGGCCGCCGACCGCCCGGCCGCCGGCGACGGCGAAGGTACGCCCGCGTGA
- a CDS encoding pyridoxal phosphate-dependent decarboxylase family protein, with product MIDESGSALPEHGVPAEQVLAEIRQLRAMDRPTHGGRLFAYVYDPAVPGLDELATAAYALSAHVNGLDPTAFPSLLAMENALVGAAARLLGGGPGTSAPDAVGSVTSGGTESLILAVKAARDARPDVAAPRLVVPASAHAAFAKAAHYLRVELDTVPLDPVTLRPAVTEVAAAIRPETVLVACSAPAYAHGVVDPVEQIAEVAAAAGVRCHVDACFGGWTLPYLRRLGAPVPAFDLAVPGVTSISVDLHKYAYAPKGVSVLLHRDPELRAPQYFGYADWPGYTMINPVISSTRSGGPIAAAYATLRYLGDDGYLELARRTSEAVRELAGAVRGVDGLRLVAEPESTVVCFTATDPGLDLFVLVDELAAAGWHTQPQLTYAGLPRSVHLTVTAAVAPRAAEFGTDLAEAVTAARVAGPVVLPPELLALAGSLAPEALTGDLVAGLAAGLGLGGGGAALPDRMAPVNTLLDAAPPALRERLLVEFVSLLQRPAY from the coding sequence ATGATCGACGAAAGTGGTTCGGCGCTGCCCGAGCACGGGGTACCGGCCGAGCAGGTGCTGGCGGAGATCCGGCAGCTGCGGGCGATGGACCGGCCGACGCATGGTGGGCGGCTGTTCGCCTACGTCTACGACCCCGCCGTGCCGGGGCTGGACGAACTCGCCACCGCCGCGTACGCGCTCAGCGCCCACGTCAACGGGCTCGACCCGACCGCCTTCCCGTCCCTGCTCGCCATGGAGAACGCGCTGGTGGGCGCCGCCGCGCGGCTGCTCGGCGGCGGGCCCGGCACGAGCGCGCCGGACGCGGTCGGCAGCGTCACCAGCGGCGGCACCGAGTCGCTCATCCTGGCCGTGAAGGCCGCCCGGGACGCCCGGCCGGACGTGGCGGCGCCCCGGCTCGTGGTGCCCGCCAGCGCCCACGCCGCGTTCGCCAAGGCGGCCCACTACCTGCGGGTGGAACTCGACACGGTGCCCCTCGACCCGGTGACCCTGCGGCCGGCGGTCACCGAGGTGGCCGCCGCCATCCGACCCGAGACGGTGCTGGTGGCCTGCTCCGCCCCCGCGTACGCGCACGGCGTCGTCGACCCGGTCGAGCAGATCGCCGAGGTGGCCGCCGCCGCCGGGGTGCGCTGCCACGTGGACGCCTGCTTCGGTGGCTGGACCCTGCCCTACCTGCGCCGCCTCGGCGCGCCGGTGCCCGCGTTCGACCTCGCCGTGCCCGGGGTCACCTCGATCTCCGTCGACCTGCACAAGTACGCGTACGCGCCGAAGGGCGTCTCGGTGCTGCTGCACCGGGATCCGGAGCTGCGCGCCCCGCAGTACTTCGGGTACGCCGACTGGCCCGGGTACACGATGATCAACCCGGTGATCTCGTCCACCCGCTCCGGCGGGCCGATCGCCGCCGCGTACGCGACCCTGCGGTACCTCGGCGACGACGGCTACCTCGAACTGGCTCGCCGGACCAGCGAGGCGGTGCGGGAACTGGCCGGGGCGGTACGCGGCGTCGACGGGCTGCGACTGGTCGCCGAGCCGGAGTCGACAGTGGTCTGCTTCACCGCAACCGACCCCGGGCTCGACCTGTTCGTGCTGGTCGACGAGCTGGCCGCGGCTGGCTGGCACACCCAGCCCCAGCTGACGTACGCCGGCCTGCCGCGCAGCGTGCACCTGACGGTGACCGCCGCGGTGGCGCCCCGGGCGGCCGAGTTCGGCACCGACCTGGCCGAGGCGGTCACCGCCGCCCGGGTGGCCGGCCCGGTCGTGCTGCCGCCCGAACTGCTCGCCCTGGCCGGCTCCCTGGCCCCGGAGGCCCTCACCGGAGACCTGGTCGCCGGGCTGGCCGCCGGGCTGGGCCTCGGCGGCGGCGGTGCCGCGCTGCCGGACCGGATGGCGCCGGTGAACACGCTGCTGGACGCGGCTCCGCCCGCGCTGCGGGAACGGCTGCTGGTGGAGTTCGTCAGCCTGCTGCAACGCCCGGCCTACTGA
- a CDS encoding Uma2 family endonuclease, whose amino-acid sequence MSPSPTRLHQSIAGRLMAALEETCPTDLDVTHGVEVRLSRNRAFTPDVLVTELDAASRNPSYYRPNEVMLVVEIVSEGSRSIDRVLKPALYAEADIPLDRVAPRSR is encoded by the coding sequence GTGTCGCCCTCCCCCACGCGACTCCACCAATCCATCGCCGGCCGCCTCATGGCCGCTCTGGAAGAGACCTGCCCCACCGATCTCGACGTCACCCACGGCGTGGAGGTGCGGCTGTCCCGCAATCGAGCCTTCACTCCCGACGTGCTGGTCACCGAGCTGGACGCCGCGTCCCGCAACCCCTCGTACTACCGCCCGAACGAGGTCATGCTGGTGGTCGAGATCGTCTCGGAGGGCTCGCGCAGCATCGACCGGGTGCTCAAGCCGGCGCTCTACGCCGAGGCGGACATCCCGCTCGACCGGGTCGCCCCCCGCTCCCGCTGA
- a CDS encoding complex I subunit 1/NuoH family protein: MPLWLELVIRIGGVLAAFLLLPLLVGQAEHKVMAHMQGRLGPMYAGGFHGWAQLIADGVKFVQKEDVTPRAADRPVFRLAPAVALVPYLLALLVIPLGPNDLVGQPLDIGLFFVLAVVGVGVLAVLMSAWASASKYSLLGGLRGAAQLLGYELPLVLAAASVAMAAGTLSLSGIVEAWQPWWLIWQAPAMVVFFLAGLAEIRRPPFDMPVADSELVFGYLTEYTGLRFAFLLLAEYVGIVVIAALTTVLFLGGWQGPFADAQLGWLWTLLKVAAVSFVIIWLRVSYPRLREDQLQRLCWLVLVPAALAQLVLTAAVRLAL; the protein is encoded by the coding sequence ATGCCACTCTGGCTGGAACTGGTGATCCGGATCGGCGGGGTGCTGGCGGCCTTCCTCCTCCTGCCGCTGCTGGTCGGCCAGGCGGAGCACAAGGTGATGGCGCACATGCAGGGCCGGCTCGGGCCGATGTACGCCGGCGGGTTCCACGGCTGGGCGCAGCTGATCGCCGACGGGGTGAAGTTCGTGCAGAAGGAGGACGTCACCCCCCGGGCGGCGGACCGGCCGGTGTTCCGGCTGGCACCGGCGGTGGCGCTGGTGCCGTACCTGCTGGCCCTGCTGGTGATTCCGCTCGGCCCGAACGACCTGGTCGGGCAGCCGCTGGACATCGGCTTGTTCTTCGTGCTGGCGGTGGTCGGCGTGGGCGTGCTGGCCGTGCTCATGTCGGCCTGGGCCTCGGCCAGCAAGTACAGCCTGCTCGGCGGGTTGCGCGGTGCGGCGCAGCTGCTCGGCTACGAGTTGCCGCTGGTGCTGGCCGCCGCGTCGGTGGCGATGGCCGCCGGCACGTTGAGCCTGTCCGGCATCGTCGAGGCGTGGCAGCCCTGGTGGCTGATCTGGCAGGCACCGGCGATGGTGGTCTTCTTCCTGGCCGGCCTGGCCGAGATCCGCCGGCCGCCGTTCGACATGCCGGTGGCCGACTCCGAGCTGGTCTTCGGCTACCTGACCGAGTACACGGGCCTGCGCTTCGCGTTCCTGCTGCTGGCCGAGTACGTCGGCATCGTGGTGATCGCCGCGCTCACCACCGTGCTCTTTCTCGGTGGCTGGCAGGGCCCGTTCGCCGACGCGCAGCTCGGCTGGCTCTGGACCCTGCTCAAGGTCGCCGCCGTCAGCTTCGTGATCATCTGGCTGCGGGTGTCCTACCCACGCCTGCGCGAGGACCAGCTGCAACGCCTCTGCTGGCTGGTCCTCGTCCCGGCCGCCCTCGCCCAGCTCGTCCTCACCGCCGCCGTCCGCCTGGCGCTCTGA
- a CDS encoding NADH-quinone oxidoreductase subunit 5 family protein: protein MSTGTLLGALLPVVPLAAGLTGLLLPPSPRGATTDQDTARRVAVVLGVAGAAGSLALAVALLVSLDAPIESSTTWIDLGGFTVSLGVRLDGAAALVAVAVTAVALAVQVYSTGYLKRGPHDDVDVDHRYPPYAAQVSLFTAAMLLVVVSGDLILLLVGWEVMGLCSYLLIAHDRRLPAAPAAAMKAFLVTRVGDVGFLLGIALLGVSAGSFRIADVLAHDHGTGTLTAACLLLLAGVAGKSAQFPLHTWLPDAMAGPTPISALIHAATMVAAGVYAVTRLWPLFEATPVALAVLGVMASITLLLGALAATAQDDIKRVLAWSTVSQIGYMTGALAVGSPPAALFHLLTHAAFKALLFLAAGAVIHTVGTTLMSRMGGLRRAMPVTFWCTLIGLGALAGVPPLAGFWSKEGVLAAAESAGRHGGGPAPAWVGWLVWLAGLVGVALTAWYATRLLLRTFFGTTRNPLARPHDPPAVLRWPVLALAVPAALLGLAGFPGWFSTQLQRSLPADPDAVSDLMPPDGLIHLAPTVLLPLALLVIGAGLAWAGWRRDDTADPAAALGPLRPVLARAFRLDDVQHTLVVRPTTALGRVARAVDERVVDGAVTGTGRAARALGGGLGLLHRAALPRAAAAVLAGALLIGLAAALIGVAA, encoded by the coding sequence GTGAGCACCGGGACGCTGCTCGGCGCGTTGCTGCCGGTCGTACCGCTGGCCGCCGGCCTGACCGGCCTGCTGCTGCCGCCGTCGCCCCGCGGCGCGACCACCGACCAGGACACCGCCCGCCGGGTGGCCGTCGTGCTCGGGGTGGCCGGCGCGGCCGGCTCCCTCGCCCTGGCGGTGGCCCTGCTGGTCAGCCTGGACGCCCCGATCGAGTCCTCGACCACCTGGATCGACCTGGGCGGGTTCACCGTGAGCCTCGGGGTACGACTCGACGGGGCCGCCGCCCTGGTCGCCGTCGCGGTCACCGCGGTCGCCCTGGCCGTGCAGGTCTACTCCACCGGATACCTCAAGCGGGGGCCGCACGACGACGTCGACGTCGACCACCGCTACCCGCCGTACGCCGCTCAGGTGAGTCTCTTCACCGCCGCCATGCTGCTGGTGGTGGTCTCCGGGGACCTGATCCTGCTGCTGGTCGGCTGGGAGGTGATGGGGCTCTGCTCGTACCTGCTCATCGCGCACGACCGGCGACTGCCGGCGGCGCCGGCCGCCGCGATGAAGGCGTTCCTGGTGACCCGGGTCGGCGACGTCGGCTTCCTGCTCGGCATCGCGCTGCTCGGCGTCTCGGCGGGCAGCTTCCGGATCGCCGACGTACTCGCCCACGACCACGGCACCGGCACGCTCACCGCCGCCTGCCTGCTGCTGCTCGCCGGGGTGGCCGGCAAGAGCGCCCAGTTTCCGCTGCACACCTGGCTGCCCGACGCGATGGCCGGTCCCACCCCGATCTCCGCGCTGATCCACGCCGCGACCATGGTCGCCGCCGGCGTGTACGCGGTCACCCGGCTGTGGCCGCTGTTCGAGGCCACCCCCGTCGCGCTGGCCGTGCTCGGGGTGATGGCCTCGATCACCCTGCTGCTCGGCGCGCTGGCCGCCACCGCGCAGGACGACATCAAGCGGGTGCTCGCCTGGTCGACCGTCTCCCAGATCGGCTACATGACCGGCGCGCTGGCGGTCGGATCGCCGCCGGCCGCGCTGTTCCACCTGCTCACCCACGCCGCGTTCAAGGCGCTGCTGTTCCTCGCCGCCGGTGCGGTGATCCACACGGTGGGCACCACGCTGATGTCCCGGATGGGTGGGCTGCGGCGGGCCATGCCGGTGACCTTCTGGTGCACGCTGATCGGCCTCGGCGCGCTGGCCGGCGTACCGCCGCTGGCCGGCTTCTGGAGCAAGGAGGGCGTGCTCGCCGCCGCCGAGAGCGCCGGCCGGCACGGCGGCGGGCCGGCACCGGCCTGGGTGGGCTGGCTGGTCTGGCTCGCCGGGCTGGTCGGCGTGGCCCTCACCGCGTGGTACGCCACCCGGCTGCTGCTGCGCACCTTCTTCGGCACGACCCGGAATCCGCTGGCCCGCCCGCACGACCCGCCCGCGGTGCTCCGCTGGCCGGTGCTGGCGCTGGCCGTCCCGGCGGCCCTGCTCGGCCTCGCCGGTTTCCCGGGCTGGTTCTCCACCCAGTTGCAACGCTCGCTGCCGGCCGACCCCGACGCCGTGTCGGACCTGATGCCGCCGGACGGACTGATCCACCTTGCGCCGACCGTGCTGCTGCCGCTGGCGCTGCTGGTCATCGGAGCGGGGCTGGCCTGGGCGGGCTGGCGGCGGGACGACACCGCCGACCCGGCGGCGGCGCTGGGCCCGCTGCGGCCGGTCCTCGCCCGCGCGTTCCGGCTCGACGACGTCCAGCACACCCTGGTCGTACGCCCGACGACCGCGCTGGGCCGGGTGGCCCGGGCCGTCGACGAGCGGGTGGTTGACGGGGCGGTCACCGGCACCGGACGCGCCGCCCGTGCCCTCGGCGGCGGGCTGGGCCTCCTGCACCGGGCGGCGCTGCCCCGGGCCGCCGCCGCGGTGCTCGCCGGCGCGCTGCTGATCGGCCTGGCCGCCGCCCTGATCGGAGTGGCGGCATGA
- a CDS encoding DUF2252 domain-containing protein, whose product MTDVEQRSAFIIRVLTEEFGTLMALDPGAFRRKFRKMAASPFAFYRGSASLFYADQRGDFVDDRFLDGQTSRVWIHGDLHAENFGTYMNGSGQLVFNVNDFDEAYVGPFTWDLRRFVASVALIGYTKALSDRVISDLVTGFAESYLTELRAIADGGDDAIGSITLDNADGVLRRVLHQARLNTRVDLLHTQTTIDNYERRFSVGDGVYEIDGDTRARVCAAFEDYLGTLPAATAQARPVSSHIKDVVQRKGVGIGSAGLPSYNLLLEGHTQALENDVVIYMKQAQVPAVARYVDDERVRGYFRHQGHRTAESQRALQAHADPWVGFTELDGVGQLVAEVSPYAADLDWADVNEPEELAGVLADLGHAVARMHSVADDESSHDLVDYSTEEAIVATVDADPAGFVAHLVDFAHAYGVRARRDHQLFVDLFRNGRLPGI is encoded by the coding sequence ATGACCGACGTTGAGCAGCGTTCCGCCTTCATCATCCGGGTCCTGACCGAGGAGTTCGGCACCCTGATGGCGCTCGACCCGGGCGCCTTCCGGCGCAAGTTCCGCAAGATGGCCGCCTCACCGTTCGCCTTCTACCGGGGCAGCGCCAGCCTCTTCTACGCCGACCAGCGCGGCGACTTCGTCGACGACCGTTTCCTCGACGGGCAGACCAGCCGGGTGTGGATCCACGGCGACCTGCACGCGGAGAACTTCGGCACCTACATGAACGGCTCCGGCCAGCTCGTCTTCAACGTCAACGACTTCGACGAGGCGTACGTCGGCCCGTTCACCTGGGACCTGCGGCGGTTCGTCGCCAGCGTGGCGCTGATCGGCTACACCAAGGCGCTCTCCGACCGGGTGATCAGCGATCTGGTGACCGGCTTCGCCGAGAGCTACCTGACCGAGTTGCGGGCCATCGCCGACGGCGGGGACGACGCGATCGGTTCGATCACGCTGGACAACGCCGACGGTGTGCTGCGCCGGGTGCTCCACCAGGCGCGGCTCAACACCCGGGTCGACCTGCTGCACACCCAGACCACCATCGACAACTACGAGCGGCGCTTCTCCGTCGGTGACGGGGTGTACGAGATCGACGGCGACACCCGGGCGCGGGTCTGCGCCGCCTTCGAGGACTACCTCGGCACGTTGCCGGCCGCCACCGCCCAGGCCCGTCCGGTGTCGTCGCACATCAAGGACGTGGTGCAGCGCAAGGGCGTCGGCATCGGCTCGGCCGGGCTGCCGTCGTACAACCTCCTCCTGGAGGGGCACACCCAGGCGCTGGAGAACGATGTCGTGATCTACATGAAGCAGGCGCAGGTGCCGGCGGTGGCCCGCTACGTCGACGACGAGCGGGTCCGCGGCTACTTCCGGCACCAGGGACACCGCACCGCCGAGTCGCAGCGGGCCCTCCAGGCGCACGCCGACCCGTGGGTGGGCTTCACCGAGCTGGACGGGGTCGGCCAGCTCGTCGCCGAGGTCTCACCGTACGCGGCCGACCTGGACTGGGCGGACGTCAACGAGCCCGAGGAACTGGCCGGGGTGCTGGCCGACCTGGGCCACGCGGTGGCCCGCATGCACTCGGTGGCCGACGACGAATCCAGCCACGACCTGGTCGACTACTCCACCGAGGAGGCGATCGTCGCCACCGTCGACGCGGATCCCGCCGGCTTCGTCGCGCACCTGGTCGACTTCGCCCACGCGTACGGCGTACGTGCCCGGCGGGACCACCAGCTCTTCGTCGACCTGTTCCGCAACGGCCGGCTGCCCGGGATCTGA
- a CDS encoding MGMT family protein, with amino-acid sequence MTPDEYVEAVLEVVDLIPPGRVMSYGALADALAERSGRASARLVGAIMARHGGGTAWHRVVNASGGLPPRLAAEARVRWLAEGTPLRQDRVDMRAASWRPGEGM; translated from the coding sequence GTGACACCTGACGAGTATGTCGAGGCGGTGCTGGAGGTCGTCGACCTGATCCCACCCGGCCGGGTGATGTCGTACGGAGCGCTGGCCGACGCGCTGGCCGAGCGCTCCGGGCGGGCATCGGCCCGGCTGGTCGGGGCGATCATGGCGCGGCACGGCGGTGGCACTGCCTGGCACCGGGTGGTCAACGCCTCCGGTGGCCTGCCGCCCCGGCTCGCGGCCGAGGCCCGGGTTCGGTGGCTGGCCGAGGGTACGCCGCTGCGCCAGGACCGGGTGGACATGCGGGCGGCCAGCTGGCGGCCCGGTGAGGGGATGTGA
- a CDS encoding NADH-quinone oxidoreductase subunit J family protein, whose amino-acid sequence MTGVDALLLGLGAVAVGSAVLVVATRHLVRAGLYLVVCLGALAGMYLVLAAELVAWVQVLIYVGAVVVLLLFAVMLTRAPIGASDDLDRPGWPAALIGGGVGLGLAALLVDAYHWTRVELPEAGSAERLGEQLFSSWVLPFELLSVLLLAALVGAIVLSRPDIGSAADRSAAADRPAGERGRSR is encoded by the coding sequence GTGACCGGGGTGGACGCGCTGCTGCTCGGCCTCGGTGCGGTGGCGGTCGGTTCGGCGGTGCTGGTGGTGGCGACCAGGCACCTGGTCCGCGCCGGGCTCTACCTGGTGGTCTGCCTCGGCGCACTGGCCGGCATGTACCTCGTCCTCGCCGCCGAGCTGGTCGCCTGGGTGCAGGTGCTGATCTACGTCGGCGCGGTGGTGGTGCTGCTGCTGTTCGCCGTGATGCTGACCCGGGCGCCGATCGGCGCATCGGACGATCTGGACCGTCCCGGATGGCCGGCCGCGCTGATCGGCGGCGGGGTGGGGCTCGGGCTGGCGGCGCTGCTGGTCGACGCGTACCACTGGACGAGGGTGGAACTGCCCGAGGCGGGCAGCGCCGAGCGCCTCGGCGAGCAGCTCTTCAGCAGCTGGGTGCTGCCCTTCGAGCTGCTCTCGGTGCTGCTGCTCGCGGCGTTGGTCGGCGCCATCGTGCTGTCCCGGCCCGACATCGGATCCGCCGCCGACCGGAGCGCCGCCGCCGACCGGCCGGCCGGCGAACGGGGGCGCTCGCGGTGA